The Aythya fuligula isolate bAytFul2 chromosome 2, bAytFul2.pri, whole genome shotgun sequence genome contains a region encoding:
- the LOC116485583 gene encoding probable G-protein coupled receptor 141 produces the protein MPNSSLTQQNHSSNETLLDASVHSVLIILYSIDLAGGTLGVIVMSHQLFRRKSQSVMTIIIINLLVLHTFLLLSIPFRLSYYILQEWKFGTFTCRLVSAIIYFHMYTTFSFYVAIIVIRLFRLEFKKCYTTTWVIAVWLLGALVIAPVLLSYYGTSKTYTSSHCFHFQQEIQELRMTIVNYCLVGILVAVCAVLTVIQLSVIYRLAVKYWPDINSHVEFRAQAKSFFFILVMLVCFMPHHVFRVYYIQNYHPDKDHKLLPYNEIFLALTTMCCLDMLCLIAGIAH, from the coding sequence ATGCCTAATAGCAGCTTGACCCAGCAGAACCACTCCTCCAACGAGACACTGCTGGACGCCTCAGTCCACTCTGTTCTCATAATCCTGTACAGCATTGACCTGGCTGGCGGCACCCTCGGGGTCATCGTGATGTCCCACCAGTTGTTTCGAAGGAAGTCACAATCTGTGATGACCATTATCATCATCAACCTCCTGGTGCTGCACACCTTCCTGCTACTCAGCATCCCCTTTCGCCTCAGCTATTACATTTTACAGGAATGGAAATTTGGGACATTCACCTGCAGGCTAGTGAGTGCCATTATCTACTTTCACATGTACACCACCTTCTCGTTTTACGTTGCTATCATCGTAATACGTCTCTTCCGACTTGAGTTTAAGAAGTGCTACACTACAACGTGGGTGATTGCTGTCTGGCTGCTGGGAGCACTGGTGATTGCACCTGTTCTTCTCTCTTACTATGGCACTTCTAAAACATACACGTCCTCCCATTGCTTTCACTTCCAGCAGGAGATACAAGAGTTACGCATGACGATCGTAAACTACTGCTTGGTTGGAATTTTGGTGGCTGTTTGTGCTGTGCTCACTGTCATCCAGCTATCTGTGATCTATAGACTGGCTGTGAAATACTGGCCTGACATCAACTCCCATGTGGAATTCAGGGCTCAGGCAAAGAGTTTCTTCTTCATCTTGGTAATGTTAGTGTGCTTTATGCCTCATCATGTATTCAGAGTATATTACATCCAAAACTACCACCCGGATAAAGATCATAAACTTCTCCCATACAATGAAATTTTTTTAGCTTTAACAACAATGTGTTGCTTGGATATGTTGTGCCTCATAGCTGGAATAGCCCACTAA